One candidate division WOR-3 bacterium DNA segment encodes these proteins:
- a CDS encoding prepilin-type N-terminal cleavage/methylation domain-containing protein, translated as MNQGGYMKTFSGIKIRGLKTQSTTPARHPKGFTLVEILVAIVILAVGILTVSQMTVLGMKTTAVVKQHMEARE; from the coding sequence ATGAACCAAGGAGGATACATGAAAACATTTTCCGGAATTAAAATCAGAGGATTGAAGACACAGAGTACTACACCAGCCCGACATCCAAAAGGTTTTACCCTTGTCGAGATTCTTGTTGCAATAGTCATTCTGGCGGTCGGTATTCTCACAGTAAGTCAGATGACGGTTCTGGGAATGAAAACAACTGCAGTGGTAAAACAACATATGGAAGCGAGGGAAG